The following nucleotide sequence is from Sphingomonas swuensis.
GGCGAGGCCGGTGAAGACGTGCGGGGTGACCGTGAGGTCGCGGTTGGGTCCGAAGCGATGGTAGTAGGGGACCGAGAGCTCGGCACCCCGGCGGCGGCTGAAGCGCAGCTCGGGGAGGAGGAAACCCGAATAGCCGTCGCCGCCGCCACCGGTGCCGAGGCTGAACACGGGCAGCAAGGGAAGCGCGATGCCGAAGATCTCGAGCCGGCCGCGCTCGAAGCGGACCCGCTTGGTCGCTTCGTTATAGCGCACGCGGGCGGCGAGGATCCGCCAGCTCGGGCGCTTGGCGCAGCCGCTTTCGCTGGTGACCGGGCAGGGCGAATAGACCGCATTGTCGAGCCGGGTGACGGTGCCGTTGCGGGTAGCGCGGTCGGCGGCGAGGCGGCCTCCGCTCTCGAGCACGACGAGGAGGTTCTCGACCGTGGCGTCGCGCAGCGAGTCGGTCAGCACCACCCGCTCGGAAATGAGCTTGTCGCCGGCGGGCTGGACCACGACGACGTTGCCGGTCGCGACCACCTGGCCCGAGCGGCGATCCCAGCTGACCTGGTCGGCGGCGACGAAGATGCCGTCGCGGTTGAGCCGGACCTGTCCGCTTGCGGAGACCAGGTCGGCCTCGCTGTCATAGGAGACGACGTCGGCGGTGAAGGCGATGGTGCCTTCGCCGGTGGCCATCGAGGTCTCGGCCGGCGGGGCGATCTCGGGCGGGTTCGCGGGGACTGCCTCGGCGGGAGGCGCGGGCACGGCGGTTCCGTCCTGCGCCATGGCCGGGGAGGCCAGCGCCAGGATCAGCGGCAGCGCCGTCCAGCTCCGTGACGCCCAATCCACTCGTGTCTGCCCTTAAAGTTGCGCTGCCTGGATGAAGAAGCGCCTATTGCAGCTTGGACGGAAGGGAGCAACGGGGTTGGCAGGCCCGGCTGCCCACGCCAAATAGCCCGCGACCCTTTCCTTGAGCAGGTATCCGTCTCCATGCAGATCCGTTTCGCCGACCAGCGCCCTTCCGGCTCCTTCGCCCTTGCCCTTCCTGCCGGCTCCTCGGACCGCGCCAACCTGTCCTCGCTCGGCGACGAGCGGGCGGCGGTCGAGGCAGCGGCGCGGGCGCAGCGCTTCGAAGGCGACGCGGGCGCGGTGGCCGAGGCCTGGATCGGCGGAAGCACCGCCCAGGTTCGCCGGCTGCTGCTGATCGGCACCGGCACCGCGAGCGACGGGGCGATGGCCGAGAAGCTCGGCGGCGCGGCGACCGCACGGCTGCTGACCTCGGGCGAGCGGAGCCTCGTCATCGACCTTGGCGGAACCCGGTTCGACGCCGATTCCGCGGCTCGGCTGGCGCTCGGCGCGGCAGCCCGCGCGTGGCGCCATGACCGCTACCGGACCCGCCTCAAGGACAAGCAGAAGCCGACCCTCGAGGAGATCACCATCGTCGGCGCCCCCGAGGGATCGGAGGAGCGCTGGACCAGCCGCTACCAGCCGCTGCTCGCCGGGCTGTCGCTGACCCGCGAACTGGTCGCCGAGCCGGCGAACATCATCTACGCCGAAAGCTTCGTCGAGCGGGTCCGCAAGGCCGCCGAGGGCACCGGGCTGGTCGTCGAGGCGCTCGGCCAGGCCGAGATGGAGAAGCTCGGCATGGGCGCGCTGCTCGGGGTCAACCAGGGCAGCGAGCGCGAGCCGCGGCTGCTGGTGATGCGCTGGAACGGCGGGACCGAGGGCGAGGCGCCGCTGGCGCTGATCGGCAAGGGCGTGACCTTCGACACCGGCGGGATTTCGATCAAGCCGGCGGCGGGCATGGAATCGATGAAGTGGGACATGGGCGGCGCGGGCGCGGTCGCCGGCGCGATGCTCGCCATCGCGCGGCGCAAGGCCAAGGCCAATGTCGTCGGCCTGTGCGGGCTGGTCGAGAACATGCCCGACGGACGGGCGCAGCGCCCGGGCGACGTGGTCACCTCGATGAACGGGCAGACTATCGAGGTCATCAACACCGATGCCGAGGGACGGCTCGTCCTCGCCGACGTGATGACCTACGCGCAGCAGACCTTCCGGCCCAGGCGGATGGTCGACCTGGCGACGCTCACCGGAGCGATGCTGATCGCGCTCGGGCACGAGCATGGCGGGCTGTTCTCGAACGACGACGCGCTGGCCGGCGAACTGACCGCGGCGGGGCTCGAGACCGGCGACAAATTGTGGCGGATGCCGCTCGGCGAGGCCTATGACCGGCTGATCGACAGCCCGATCGCCGACATCAAGAATGTCGGCCCGCGCGAGGCCGGCTCGATCACCGCCGCCCAGTTCCTCGCCCGCTTCGTCGAGGAGGGGGTCGAATGGGCCCACCTCGACATCGCCGGCATGGTCTGGAGCGACAAGCCCGGCACCACCTTCGACAAGGGCGCGACCGGCTATGGCGTTCGGCTGCTCGACCGCTGGGTGGAGCAGGTGGCGGGCTAGGTGCTCGTCGACTTCTACCAGCTGGCGGGATCGCCGCCCGAGCAGATCATCGCTAGCATCGCCGGCAAGCTCCTCAAGGAGGGCGAGCGGCTGCTGGTGGTGATGGAGGACGAGGGCGCGCTGGCGCGGCTCGACCGGCTGCTGTGGGACACGGGTGAGGCGAGCTTCCTCCCACACGCGCTCGCCGGGGGTCCGGACGACGCACGCCAGCCGATCCTGCTTTCGACCACGCCCGACCCGGTCAATGGCGCGCGCAACCTCGCGGTCGCCGACGGCGAATGGCGCGAGGCGGCGCTGACCTTCGAGCGTGCCTTTCACCTGTTCGACGAGGGCCAGCTCACGCAGTCCAGGCAGGCCTGGAAGCTGCTCAGCGGGCGCGAAGGGGTCGAGCGGCGCTACTGGGCACAGGAAGACGGGCGCTGGGTCAACAAGGGCTGAGCCTTGCCTGTCCGGGCTCCGGCGGCTAGGGGCGCGGCCAATCCCGACCCTCAACCAACAGGAGCCTCGCGACGCCATGGCGATTACGCGCACCTTTTCGATCATCAAGCCCGACGCCACCCGCCGCAACCTGACCGGTGCGGTCACCAAGATGCTCGAGGAAGCCGGCCTGCGCGTCGTCGCTTCCAAGCGCATCCAGATGACCAAGGAGCAGGCCGAGGGCTTCTACGGCGTGCACCGCGAGCGTCCCTTCTTCAACGACCTCGTCGGCTTCATGATCTCGGGCCCGGTCGTCGTCCAGGTGCTCGAGGGCGAGGACGCCGTGAAGCGCAACCGCGACATCATGGGCGCGACCAACCCCGAGAACGCTGACGCCGGCACCATCCGCAAGGAACTGGCCGAGTCGATCGAGGCGAACTCGGTCCACGGTTCGGACTCGGACGAGAATGCCAAGATCGAAATCGACTATTTCTTCAAGCCCGAAGAGATCGTCGGCTAAGCCAAGCCACGCGAGCGCGTTTCGCGACGCGCATCAACGGAAGCCCGTCGGACTGCCGTCCGGCGGGCTTTCCTGCGTCTGGCGGGGACGCGGCGCGGTCAGTTGCCAATCACCATGCTGATGGCGATCGCGGGACCAACCGGAAGCCCGGCCATCTTGCGCTTGGCCCGATCGATCGCCGCCGCGACCTGATCGTCGGTGCTTTCGATCGCCGACCGTGTGCACAGGTCGTTGTCGTAGCCGTTGATGTCGAAGCAGAGCGAGTTGGCGGTGCGATGGATCCGCCAGTCGAAACGACGCTGGTCCTGCTTGAGCGCAAGGTTGAGGTCGGCATAGGAAACCGTGCGCTGGAGCTCGGGATCGATCTGCGGTGCCTTGACGACGATGTCGGGACGGGGCGCGGCCAGGCTGTCGGTCGCTCCCGCGGTAAGCACGGTACCGAGGAACAGGGCGGCGGCGATGCACGCGACTTTACGGTCGTTCATGGAACCCTCCTGAAAGCGAGCCGTGTGACGGCTCGACGCTTCTCTTGCGCGTTCAGTGAGGAAGCTTCAGGTCAATTTCGTTGAAGGGAGCCAGGCCCTCCTTGAGCGCTCCATTTGTCGAAGAATCGCGACGAGGGGTCGACGACTCGCCCGCAACCAGGCGCATCACGGCGGCAACGTTCGAATGGGCGATGGCGACCTCGGTCCCATCCTTGAGCCTCGCGGTCCAGCGGCGGCCCTCATGGGTCAGTCGCTCGATGAAGCCGACCCGCGCCAGGCAGGATCGCCGGAGCCGGATGAAGTTCGGTGGCGCGAGCTGCTCGGACAAATGCGCCATGGTCGCATGGACGAGGCAGTTCCACTCGCCGACATGGACCCGCATATAGTCGCCCTCGGCGAGGACCTTGTCGACGAGGCTGCTCGCCACCTGCTTCATCCCGCCCTCGCAGGGCAGCCAGATCGCCTGGCCGTCGCCGTCTTCGCGGCACTCGATCCGGCTGGAGATGAAGCTGAAGTCGAGCCGGCTGGCCAGCTGGGCGAGGTGAGGCCGCATGCGCTCGACCTGGTCGGTGTAGTGGGCGAGCGACTGGAAGCGGCATTCGACGATGAGGTCGTACTTGCCCGACGCCTGCATGTAGCTGTCGACGCAGGGGCAGTGGCTGAGGCCCTGCTTGAAGCGTGCGAGGTCGTCGGCGGGAGCGCGGATGTCGAAGGCAAGACAGGCGAGAACGGCAAGCTCGGGCATGGCGCTGCTTCCCCCTGGAAGCGCCTTTCCAATTACTAGAGCCGCGCCGAGTCGGCAACGCTCCGGGGCAGTGTCTAGAACTCTTCCGCCGCCCGGATCAGCCGAGTGAGCCGGGCCGGGGCCGACGATTGCCAGCTCCGCTCGAGCCAGCCTCGCACCGCGTCCCAGTCGGTGTCCGGGCGGTTGAGCCTGAGGCCCAGCCAGCCGCTCGCACCATAATATTTGGGCCAATAGTAGAGCTCGGGATGCGCCTCGATCAGCCCGGTCATCTCGTCGGGGCCGCTGGCGCGAAGGAGAAGGCCGATCGCGTCCGAGCCGTGGTGGCGGTCGGCGAGGATTGCGAAATGCTTGGCGGTCTTCTCGCTCCCCACCGCCCAGCCGGGCGAACCGTGGTTCGACTTGCGGATCACCGCGGGCAGCGCCGCGGCGAGCGCATCGATCTGCGCCTCGATCCAGTCGGCATCCTGGTGTCGTGCGACATAGGCGCGGAGCGTCGCCGGGTAGAGCTGGTGCTCGGCGAGGCGGACCCGGGAGGCGAGCGTCTCGGGCGTGTCGCCGGGGCGGATCGCAACCGCGACCTGGCCGAGAATCTCGCCGGAATCGACCTCCTCGGTGACGAGATGGACGGTGCAGCCGGCCTGCGCGTCGCCTGCCTCGAGCGCTCGGGCATGAGTGTCGAGCCCGGGATAAAGCGGGAGCAGGCTGGGGTGGATGTTGAGGAGCCGGCCGGCCCAGCGCGCGACGAAGTCGGGGGTGAGCAGGCGCATGTAACCTGCAAGCGCCACCGCGTCGGGGCGGGCCGCGGCAAGGGCGTCGTGGAGAAGCTGGTCGAAATCCGCGCGGGCAAGGCCGGAATGCGACCGGGCCCAGGTCGGAACGCCTTCGGCCTCGGCCAGCGCGAGGCCGGGCGCTTCGGGATTGTTCGAGGCGACGAGGACGATCTCGAACGGGCTTCCGTCGAGGCGGCTGGCATAGAGGAGGGCGGCCATGTTGCTGCCCTCGCCCGAGATGACGACGGCGACGCGGGCCTTGTCAGCCATGATGGTGCGTGGCGCTCCACATGCCGCGCGCGCTCCAGCTTTCGTCCGAGCCGCGCACGGTGCAGCCGCGCTCGCCCTCGACGACCTCGCCGATGCGGTGGACGGTTTCGCCCGCTGCGGCGAGACTATCGGCAAGCGCCTCGGCCTGGTCGGGCGCGGCCGCGACGACCATCCCGATCCCGCAGTTGAAGGTCCGGGCGAGCTCCTCGGGCTCGATCTGCCCGCCGGCCTGGAGCCAGGCGAACAGGGGCGGAAGCGGCCACAGGTCGGCGTCGACCACCGCGTGGCAGCCCGCGGGAAGCACCCGCGGGATGTTCTCGAGCAGGCCGCCACCGGTGATGTGGGCAAGCCCACGGACGCGACCTGCGCGGATCTCGGGAAGCAGGCTCTTCACATAGATCCGGGTGGGCTCGAGCAGGAGGTCGCCAAGCAGATGCTCGGGCGCGAAGCGAGCCGGGCGGTCGAGCCGCCAGCCGTTCACCTCGATCAGCTTGCGGACCAGGCTGAAGCCGTTCGAGTGGACTCCCGAGCTGGCGAGGCCGAGCAGCTGGTCGCCGGGGCGGATCTCCTGACCGGTGAGCTGCTGGCCACGCTCGACCGCGCCGACGCAGAAGCCGGCGAGGTCATAGTCGCCGGGCGCGTACATGCCGGGCATTTCGGCGGTCTCGCCCCCGATCAGCGCGCAGCCGGCCTGGAGGCAGCCCTGGGCGATCGAGGCGACCACCGCCTCGGCGACCCCGTTGTCGAGCTTGCCGGTGGCGAAATAGTCGAGGAAGAAGAGCGGCTCGGCACCCTGGACGACAAGGTCGTTGGCGCACATCGCGACGAGGTCGATTCCGACCCCATCGTGGCGGCCGAGGTCGATCGCGAGCTTCAGCTTGGTCCCGACCCCGTCGTTGGCGGCGACCAGGATGGGATCGGTGAAGCCCGCGGCGCGAAGGTCGAAAAATCCGCCGAATCCGCCGAGGTCGGCGTCGGCGCCCGGCCGCCGCGTGCTCCGCGCGAGCGGACCGATCGCCTTCACCAGCGCATTGCCCGCGGCGATGTTCACGCCGGCCTGTTCATATGTCAGCCCCATGGAACAGGCGCCTAGCCCACAAGAGCCTTGGAAATCGAGCCCCAAGCTGCTTTGAGGCGTGGCATGTCGCTCCGTGCTCCGGGTCTGATGCTCAGCTTCCTTCTCCTGCTCTCGCTGGCGGGAGGCGGAGCGGTGGTCGCGCAGCTCGAGAGCGGGGACCGCGGAATCCCGCCGCTCGACAGCTCGAGCACGCTCGAGATCGGCGGAATCAAGGTCGACATCGCCGCCAAGGATGCCGAGAGCGCGCGGCTCGCCGGCTGGCGCGAGGCGCAGCGGATCGGCTTCGCCCGGCTTTGGGCGCGGATGCACAAGAGGCCCGAGACCGAAGCGCCCAAGGTGCCCGATGGAACGCTCGACGATCTCGTCAGCTCGATCAGCATCGAGGAAGAGAAGATCGCGCCGGGCCGCTACATCGCGACGCTCGGCGTGCTGTTCGACCGCTCGCGCTCGGGTGCGCTGCTCGGCAGCGACGGACCGGTGCGACGCTCGGCGCCGATGCTGCTGATCCCGATCCTGACCAGCGGCGGGACCTCGACCAGCGTCGAGCTTCGCAACAGCTGGCAGCGCGCGTGGGCCGGCTATCGCACGTCGGGAAGCGCGATCGATTATGTGCGCGTGTCGGGGCAGGGGATCGATCCGCTGCTGATCAACGCCGCGCAGACGAGGCGGCCCGGCCGCGCGATGTGGCGCAGCATCACCGACTTCTACGGCGCGGCCGACATCCTCGTCGCCGAGGCGCAGGTTCGGCGGCTCTACCCCGGCGGTCCCGCGGTCGCGACCTTCATCGGCTATTTCGGCGCCGACAGGCGACCGCTCGGTGCCTTCACCCTTCGCGCCGCGGACAGTGCCGGCGTGCCTCGGATGATGGCCGAGGGCGTCGCGCAGATGGACGCGCTCTACACCCGCTACCTCGCCGCGGGCGAGCTTCGCCCCGATCCGAGCCTGATCATCCCCGAAGTCCCGCTTCCGCCCGAGGAAGAAGAGGAAGTGGTCGAGCAGAAGCCGGCCGAGCGGGTGATCCAGATCGCAGTCACCTCGCCTTACTCGCCGGTCGGCTGGCTGCGTTCGATCCCGGGCGTGCGCAGCGTCCAGGAGATCGGCGCGCAGGTGCTGGTCGTCCGCTACAGCGGCTCGCCGGGTCAGCTGGCCGGAGCGCTCAATGCGCGCGGCTGGCAGACCAACAGCGCAAGCGGCGTGCTGACCATCACCGGCTATGCGCCTCCAGCGTCGGCCGCGACCCCGGCCCCGGTTCCCGCGCCACCGCCCGCGGGAGGTCCGCCCGCGCCGACCCCGCCGAGGCCGCAGCCGCAGCCGCAGCCCACGCAGGGCGCACGCGAGCCGCTGGTCCCGGTGCCGACGACCCGGAACTCGGGGGATCGATGAAACTCCCCGACCAGTTCGCGCTTCCGCTCGACTGGCCCCAGGGGAGCGACGACAGCCGGTTCATCCTCAGCGAGGCCAACCAGGCGGCGCACGAGCATTTCCAGTTCTGGAGCCGCTGGCCGGTCAAGGCGACGATCCTGATAGGGCCGCGCCGCTCGGGCCGCTCGCTGCTGGCGCGCAACTTCGTCGCCCGGGTTGGCGGGCGTCTGTTCGACCCGGCTGAGGACCATGAGGAGGAGGCGCTCTTCCACGCCTGGAACCAGGCGCAGGAGACGGGCCTGCCGCTGGTGCTGGTCGCAAGCGCCGCTCCGCCCGATTGGAGCATCGCGCTGCCCGACCTTCGGACCCGGCTTGCGGTGACCCCGGTGGTGCGGATCGAGCAGCCCGACGACCGCCTGTTCGCCGCGCTCATCCAGCGCCTGTTCGCCGATCGCGGTCTGCACCTTCCCGAGGAGGCGCTGCGTTACGTGGTCAGCCGGGTGACCCGCGACTATTGGACCGCGGAGCGGGTGGTCGACGCGATCGACCGCTTTGCCATCGCCGAGCGGGCTCGGCTGACCGTGCCGACGGTCCGGCGGGCGCTGGTCGCCGGCGGTCTGATCACGGGAGGAATCGAGGAGTGAACGCCGCGTCCGACATCAAGGTCGCCGCCGCGAAGGAGAAGCCCGCGAGCCGCTTCTTCAATCGTGAGCTGTCGTGGCTGGCGTTCAACCGGCGGGTGCTCGAGGAGGCCGGCAATGTCGCGCATCCCTTGCTCGAGCGGCTTCGCTTCCTGTCGATCAGCGGGACCAACCTCGACGAATTCTTCTCGGTCCGAGTCGCCGGGCTCAAGGAACAGCAGCTCGAGGGGCTCGAGCATCACAGCCACGACGGACTGACCGCCGGGCAGCAACTCGAGAAGATCAGCGAGGCGGCCGACGCGCTGATCGCCGACCAGCAACGGACCTGGATCGAGCTTGGCGAGCGGCTCGCCGAAGTGGGGATCGAGGTCGCCGAGGCCTCCAACCTGACCGAAGCCGAGCGCGAGTGGCTGCGCGGTCACCTCGCCGAGCAGATCCTGCCGGTGCTGACCCCGCAGGCGATCGATCCCTCGCACCCGTTCCCGTTCGTGCCCCACCTCGGCTTCGCGCTGGTCTTCTCGATGGTCGACACCGCCGACGGCGAGCCGGTCAGCGAAGTGCTGATGATCCCGGCCTCGGTCCCGCGCTTCCTGCGCCTGCCCGGCATGAAGTCGCGCTATCTCGCGATCGACCAGGCGGTGGCGGCGCATCTCGACCTGCTGTTCCCCGGCTTCCAGCTGATCGGCGCGGGTGCCTTCCGGGTGCTTCGCGACACCGACATCGAGATCGAGGAGGATGCCGAGGACCTCGTCCGCCACTTCCGCTCGGCAATCAAGCAGCGCCGGCGCGGGCGGGTGATCCGGCTCGAATTCGCGGCGGGGACGCCGGTCGAGCTGGAAACGCTGGTCCGCGCCGGGCTCAGCGCCGAGCATGCGCTGATCGCCGAGAGCGGCGGGCTGATCGGGGTCGCCGACCTCGGCATCCTGGTCGACAAGGAGGAGCGGCCCGACCTCAAGTTCCAGCCCTACACGCCGCGACTGCCCGAGCGGATCAAGGAGCATGGCGGCGACTGCTTCGCGGCGATTCGAGGCAAGGACTTCATCGTCCACCACCCCTACGAGAGCTTCGACGTGGTGGTCGCCTTCCTTCGCCAGGCGGCGAGCGATCCCGACGTCATCGCGATCAAGCAGACGCTCTATCGCGCGGGCAAGCAGTCGGCGATCATCGACGCGCTGGTCGCGGCGGCGGAGGCGGGCAAGTCGGTCACCGCGGTGGTCGAATTGAAGGCGCGGTTCGACGAGGAGCAGAACCTGCTGTGGGCCTCGCGGCTCGAGCGGGCGGGCGTGCAGGTCGTCTACGGCTTCATGGAGTGGAAGACCCACGCCAAGGTGTCGATGGTCGTGCGCCGCGAAGGCGCGGTGTTCCGCACCTACTGCCACTTCGGGACCGGCAACTACCACCCGACCACCGCGCGGCTCTACACCGACCTCAGCTTCTTCACCGCTTCCAAGCGTGCGGCACGCGACGCGGCCAAATTGTTCAATTTCATCTCGGGCTATGTGCCGCCGAAGGGGCTCGAGCTGCTGACCCTGAGCCCGGTCACGCTGCGCGAGAAACTGACCGGCTGGATCGACGGCGAGATCGCCAACGCGAAGGCGGGCAAGCCGGCTGCGATCTGGGCCAAGATGAACAGCCTCGTCGACCCGCTGATCATCGACAAGCTCTACGAGGCGAGCGAGGCGGGGGTGAAGATCGAGCTCATCATCCGCGGCGTCTGCTGCCTGCGGCCGGGGATCGCGGGCATGTCGAGCAACATCCGCGTCAAGTCGATCGTCGGCCGCTTTCTCGAGCACAGCCGGATCTGGTGCTTTGCCAGCGGCGCCCGGCTTCCGCATGCCAAGGCGCGGGTCCTGATCAGCTCGGCCGACTGGATGCCGCGCAATCTCGACCGGCGGGTGGAGGTAGCGGTGCCACTGGAGAATGCGACGGTTCATGCGCAGGTGCTCGACCAGGTGATGGTCGCCAACCTCATCGACAATGAACAGAGCTGGAGCCTCGATGGTTCGGGCAACTACACGCGGGTTCCGGCGGGCAAGAAGCCGTTCAACCTGCATACCTATTTCATGACCAACCCGTCGCTGTCGGGTCGTGGTCAGGCCTTGGAGGGCAAGAAAGTGCCGAAGCTGAGACTGGAGCAGGGCGGGTGAGCAAGTCTCCGCCTCCCGTCGGGATCATCGACATCGGGTCCAACTCGGTTCGCTTCGTCGCCTTCGCTGGCTCGCAGCGGGTGCCCTCGACCCTGTTCAACGAGAAGGTCGCCGCCGGGCTCGGGCGCGAGCTCGCGACCACCGGGCGGCTGCCCGAGAAGGCGATGGAGCAGGCGGTCGCCGCGCTCGCCCGCTTCCGGCTGCTGGCCAAGGAGGTGAAGCTCAAGACGTTGCACGTCGTCGCCACCGCGGCGGTGCGTGACGCGGAGAATGGCGAGGACTTCCTCAAGGCCGCGCGCAAGGCGGGGATCGACCCGCAGGTGATCAGCGGCGAGGAGGAAGCGCGGCTGTCTGCGCTCGGCGTCATCTCGGCGATCCCCGGCGCGCGCGGGGTCGTCGCGGACCTCGGCGGCGGAAGCCTCGAGCTGACCCCGGTGGTCGACGGCAAGCCCGGCCAGGGCATCTCGCTGCCGCTCGGCGTGCTTCGCCTCGGATCGGACGCGAGCGCCAAGGCGATCGCCGCAATGCTCCGCAAGAACCTCCCGCCGGCGATCCTGTCGGCCGGGGCGGAGCGAACGCTCTACCTCGTCGGCGGCTCGTTCCGCGCCTTCGTCCAGCTCGACCAGCAGGAAGCGGCATTCCCGCTGCGGATCGTCCACGGCCATTCGGTCGACCAGGTCCGCGCCCGCGAGCTTCGCCAGCTGGTGCGCGGCATGACGCCCGAGGAGATCAAGCGGCGCTACGGCCTGTCGGCGACCCGCTCGCAGACTCTGGGCGCGGCCTCGGCGGTGCTCGAGGCGCTGTTCAAGGTGCTCGAGCCGGCGCGCGCGGTGGCCAGCGCCTACGGGCTTCGCGAGGGCCTGCTCTACGATCATCTCTCGCCCGACATCCAGTCGGAAGACCCTTTGCTCGCGGCGACCCTCGAGGCGGGCGAGAAGCTCGGCCGGTTCGGCGATCATGGCGCCGAGCTCGACCGCTGGATCGCGCCGCTCTTCCCCGACGACGACAAGGCGGCGCGGCGGCTCCGGCTCGCGGCCTGCCTGCTGGCCGACGTGGCGTGGG
It contains:
- a CDS encoding Ppx/GppA family phosphatase, with product MSKSPPPVGIIDIGSNSVRFVAFAGSQRVPSTLFNEKVAAGLGRELATTGRLPEKAMEQAVAALARFRLLAKEVKLKTLHVVATAAVRDAENGEDFLKAARKAGIDPQVISGEEEARLSALGVISAIPGARGVVADLGGGSLELTPVVDGKPGQGISLPLGVLRLGSDASAKAIAAMLRKNLPPAILSAGAERTLYLVGGSFRAFVQLDQQEAAFPLRIVHGHSVDQVRARELRQLVRGMTPEEIKRRYGLSATRSQTLGAASAVLEALFKVLEPARAVASAYGLREGLLYDHLSPDIQSEDPLLAATLEAGEKLGRFGDHGAELDRWIAPLFPDDDKAARRLRLAACLLADVAWEAHPDFRALWAVDMGVHGNWVGINAEGRTVIGRTLWSAFGGDGPFDGRLADLVEQRVLEHAGQWGAAIRLAQRLSGGTEKLLERTSVRLEEGEVVLSLTRKDRAIYSDVTARRHRQLAALMGYSARVEES